The Zerene cesonia ecotype Mississippi chromosome 29, Zerene_cesonia_1.1, whole genome shotgun sequence genome includes a region encoding these proteins:
- the LOC119838037 gene encoding casein kinase I-like, with product MLGRVEFIHCKCFIHRDIKPDNFLMGIGRHCNKLYMIDFGLAKKYRDLRTRAHISYREDKNLTGTARYASINAHLGIEQSRRDDMESLGYVLMYFNRGSLPWQGLKAITKKQKYERISEKKMSTPVEVLCKGFPAEFAMYLNYCRGLTFDESPDYMYLRQLFRILFRTMNYQYDYTFDWTILRQRKHQINDVGGAAAAAAPPADRRSPSVQRRAANPPQPPPNNEVTPR from the exons ATGCTCGGTCGCGTCGAGTTCATCCACTGCAAGTGCTTCATCCACCGCGACATTAAGCCGGACAACTTCCTGATGGGCATCGGGCGGCACTGCAACAAGCTGTACATGATCGACTTTGGCCTCGCCAAGAAGTACCGCGACCTGCGCACGCGCGCCCACATCTCGTACCGCGAGGACAAGAACCTGACCG GCACGGCCCGGTACGCGTCCATAAACGCGCACCTCGGCATCGAGCAGTCGCGCCGCGACGACATGGAGTCGCTCGGCTACGTGCTTATGTACTTTAACAG AGGCTCGCTGCCGTGGCAGGGTCTCAAGGCGATCACGAAAAAGCAGAAGTACGAGCGCATCAGTGAAAAGAAGATGTCCACGCCCGTTGAGGTGCTGTGCAAG GGCTTCCCCGCCGAGTTCGCTATGTATCTGAACTACTGCCGCGGCCTGACGTTCGACGAGTCGCCTGATTACATGTATCTCAGACAG CTGTTCCGCATCCTGTTCCGCACGATGAACTACCAGTACGACTACACGTTCGACTGGACGATCCTGCGGCAGCGCAAGCACCAGATCAACGACGTGGgcggcgccgccgccgccgccgcgccgcccgccgacCGCCGCTCGCCCTCCGTGCAGCGCCGCGCCGCCAACCCGCCGCAGCCGCCGCCCAACAACGAGGTGACCCC GCGATAA
- the LOC119838036 gene encoding probable sodium/potassium/calcium exchanger CG1090, translated as MNICRLSHSSDEDIQTNRLHINNISKDSLHCKFSERDTKVTPSVASNEEDRVTDGGKKAMKSMEEEEEGEKKKQKDAGYEDDKETADIRKEEEIREMSIATVHPLRDNCTPPAIEQFPRPLMGQSARKHGGLIIHIIVAVFTFIGLAIVCDEYFVCSLDRICEELKLAPDVAGATFMAAGSSAPELATVVIGVFCAQDDIGVSGVIGSAVFNIMFVISVCALCAGTVSHLNWWPLCRDCFFYAISILVMLCTIANNYVSWPEALFMLIMYGVYCVALRFNTALEAWVLTWPLPFKLPTREEQAALVTYKSGGQPPAPPAAAPYSNVDGQTKDSPAEPAPYNPSGAYENAAYNAEPAPVWDPASAWDPNNAWDQETALQQPPANQGWNVTQQPQQQNAQTPQTPGQAEQQTQQTQQPQPQPYYKAKEYNPETAVDPLVKPIGANFVQLACWYVAFPVHWSCRRTMPDCRGRWYPVTFIISMLWISFYSYFMVWMITVIGYTLGIPDTVMGLTFVAAGVSVPDALSSLAVIKEGYGDMAVSNAVGSNVFDILVCLGLPWFIQTAIIHPGSHVNVISKGLIYSTLSLFSTVIFLVLATHANGWKLDRKFGAVLMVWYLLFITLASLYELNVFGIYHPPDCVSTY; from the exons ATGAACATTTGCCGACTCTCCCACTCATCGGACGAggacatacaaacaaacagacttcacattaataatattagtaaggattctTTACATTGTAAATTTTCAGAACGCGATACTAAAGTCACTCCCAGCGTAGCGAGTAATGAAGAAGACAGAGTTACGGATGGCGGGAAGAAGGCTATGAAATCAATGGAAGAGGAAGAAGAAGGAGAGAAAAAGAAGCAGAAAGACGCTGGCTACGAGGAT GATAAGGAAACGGCTGATATTCGGAAAGAAGAGGAAATTAGGGAGATGTCGATTGCTACGGTGCATCCACTGAGAGATAATTGTACACCACCGGCGATTGAACAa TTCCCCAGACCCCTCATGGGCCAATCAGCGCGCAAGCACGGCGGTCTCATCATCCACATCATCGTGGCCGTGTTCACCTTCATCGGGCTGGCCATCGTGTGCGACGAATATTTCGTCTGCAGCCTGGACAGGATCTGtgaag AGCTGAAGCTGGCGCCGGACGTGGCGGGCGCGACGTTCATGGCGGCCGGCTCGTCGGCGCCCGAGCTCGCCACCGTCGTCATCGGCGTCTTCTGCGCGCAGGACGACATTG GCGTGTCCGGCGTGATCGGCTCAGCGGTATTCAACATAATGTTCGTGATATCGGTCTGCGCGCTGTGCGCCGGCACCGTGTCGCACCTCAACTGGTGGCCGCTCTGCCGCGACTGCTTCTTCTACGCCATCTCGATACTGGTGATGCTGTGCACCATCGCGAACAACTATGTGTCCTG GCCCGAAGCCCTATTCATGCTGATAATGTACGGCGTGTACTGCGTGGCGCTCCGCTTCAACACCGCGCTGGAGGCCTGGGTGCTCACGTGGCCGCTGCCCTTCAAGCTGCCCACGCGCGAGGAGCAGGCCGCGCTCGTCACTTACAA AAGCGGCGGCCAACCGCCAGCGCCCCCGGCTGCGGCGCCCTACAGCAACGTGGACGGGCAGACCAAGGACTCGCCCGCTGAACCCGCTC CGTACAACCCGTCGGGCGCGTACGAGAACGCGGCGTACAACGCGGAGCCGGCGCCCGTGTGGGACCCCGCCAGCGCGTGGGATCCCAACAACGCGTGGGACCAAGAGACTGCACTG CAACAACCACCAGCTAATCAGGGTTGGAACGTCACTCAGCAGCCACAACAACAAAATGCACAAACGCCACAGACCCCTGGACAAGCGGAACAACAAACGCAACAAACGCAACAg CCACAACCACAGCCCTACTACAAGGCGAAGGAATACAATCCCGAGACAGCTGTGGACCCTCTCGTCAAGCCCATCGGAGCCA ACTTCGTGCAGCTCGCGTGCTGGTACGTGGCGTTCCCGGTGCACTGGTCGTGCCGGCGCACGATGCCGGACTGCCGCGGCCGCTGGTACCCCGTCACCTTCATTATCTCGATGCTGTGGATATCCTTTTACTCGTACTTTATGGTCTGGATGATTACCGTTATCG GCTACACGCTGGGCATCCCGGACACGGTGATGGGGCTGACGTTCGTGGCGGCCGGCGTGTCCGTGCCCGACGCGCTCTCCTCGCTCGCCGTCATCAAGGAGGG gtaCGGTGACATGGCAGTGTCCAACGCGGTGGGCTCGAACGTGTTCGACATCCTGGTGTGCCTCGGCTTGCCCTGGTTCATCCAGACCGCCATCATACATCCCGGCAGCCATGTTAACGTTATTAGCAAAG GGCTAATCTACTCCACGCTGTCCCTGTTCTCGACGGTGATATTCCTCGTGCTGGCCACGCACGCCAACGGCTGGAAGCTCGACCGCAAGTTCGGCGCCGTGCTCATGGTCTGGTACTTGCTGTTCATTACGCTCGCGAGTCTGTACGAGCTCAACGTGTTCGGCATCTACCACCCGCCCGACTGCGTCTCGACGTATTAG
- the LOC119837945 gene encoding 4-hydroxybutyrate coenzyme A transferase-like, producing MLEIDYVNNTHIVSLQPTMTAINSCIEVDITGQVCADSIGTRMYSGFGGQVDFIRGAAESVDGRGKPIIAIVSATKKGESKIVPTLKVGAGVVTTRAHVHYVVTEQGIAYLFGKTLRQRAYELIKIAHPDHREALEKAAFERLKCMPAP from the exons ATGTTAGAAATAGACTACGTGAACAACACTCACATAGTGTCACTGCAGCCCACCATGACGGCCATTAATTCGTGCATCGAGGTCGATATCACTGGCCAAGTGTGTGCCGACTCTATTG GTACCCGGATGTACTCAGGTTTCGGTGGTCAAGTGGACTTCATCCGTGGCGCTGCTGAGTCAGTGGACGGGCGCGGTAAGCCCATCATAGCCATCGTGTCCGCCACCAAGAAGGGGGAGAGCAAGATTGTGCCTACACTTAAAGTTG GTGCCGGCGTGGTGACAACACGCGCCCACGTACATTACGTGGTCACTGAACAGGGTATAGCCTACTTGTTCGGCAAAACACTGCGCCAACGAGCCTATGAACTTATAAAAATCGCTCACCCCGACCATCGTGAAGCTTTGGAGAAGGCCGCGTTCGAACGCCTCAAGTGTATGCCTGCgccttaa
- the LOC119837857 gene encoding uncharacterized protein LOC119837857 codes for MFKCKSCDSEFRDGAMCSICLNHYDFPCAGITESGWRRLGDRKLSWRCSACKVPSPRPTFPGPSTADMDNILSELKLLSARTSAIPDIVENMKKIQTELAELKAIKDDFISMKTSIEFVHDSVAELTSKVAGLSAEVEMLTKSKDEVISLRSQLEKLNEAHQDNEQRSRLNNIEIKGVPTSNSENLFEIVSRIGSLLDLDIPKQQINYIARVPMRSDPRNKSIICSLHNRYMKENFVAAAKKRKITASELGCTGDSSIFVNDHLTLANKTLLNKTKILAKEKGFLYVWVKNCKILVRKNSTSPVLSIKSDSDLKKYFL; via the coding sequence ATGTTTAAGTGCAAAAGTTGTGACTCTGAGTTTCGGGACGGGGCCATGTGTTCCATATGTCTCAACCACTACGACTTTCCTTGTGCTGGAATTACGGAGTCTGGGTGGCGCAGGCTCGGTGACAGGAAGTTATCATGGAGATGTTCAGCTTGTAAAGTACCAAGCCCACGCCCAACATTTCCTGGCCCTTCTACTGCCGATATGGATAACATCTTAtctgaattaaaattactatcaGCCCGTACCTCAGCCATACCTGACATTGTGgaaaatatgaagaaaatacAAACTGAATTGGCTGAGTTAAAAGCTATTAAAGATGACTTCATATCAATGAAAACATCCATCGAATTCGTCCACGACTCTGTTGCAGAATTAACCTCAAAGGTCGCTGGTCTGAGCGCTGAAGTGGAAATGCTAACAAAATCAAAAGATGAAGTCATCTCACTCAGAAGTCAACTTGAAAAGCTAAACGAAGCTCACCAAGATAACGAGCAAAGATCCCGCCTCAACAATATTGAGATAAAGGGTGTCCCCACATCCAATTCCGAAAATCTATTCGAAATCGTTTCAAGAATTGGTAGTTTGCTTGACCTCGATATCCCCAAAcagcaaattaattatatcgcAAGAGTGCCCATGCGGAGTGACCCACGtaacaaaagtataatatgCTCATTACATAATAGATacatgaaagaaaattttgttgCGGCAGCcaaaaaacgaaaaatcaCAGCGTCGGAACTCGGATGCACGGGAGATAGTTCGATATTCGTAAACGACCATCTTACACTTGCTAACAAAACCCTACTTAACAAAACCAAGATCCTGGCTAAAGAAAAAGGCTTCTTATACGTATGGGTGAAGAACTGTAAAATTTTGGTGAGAAAAAATTCCACATCTCCagtattaagtataaaatcgGATagtgacttaaaaaaatattttttataa